In Drosophila santomea strain STO CAGO 1482 chromosome 3L, Prin_Dsan_1.1, whole genome shotgun sequence, a single window of DNA contains:
- the LOC120450175 gene encoding S-phase kinase-associated protein 1, whose amino-acid sequence MSTIAPESECVQLQTNDGVIHTVSIGCALQMCPVRNMIMLERRQNLYTNDVIPLPRVDAKSLRFIIKWWTSVQDLEESVGTMGKKQLIQLLTEENASHEFLMQVILAANYLQMKDLLKATTHVLADALNECESVEEIRKKFNL is encoded by the coding sequence ATGTCGACCATTGCCCCAGAATCAGAATGTGTTCAACTTCAGACCAACGATGGAGTGATTCATACAGTGAGCATTGGCTGTGCTCTACAGATGTGCCCCGTTCGCAATATGATAATGCTGGAGAGACGGCAAAATTTGTACACAAATGACGTTATCCCGCTACCGAGAGTCGATGCCAAAAGCCTCAGATTTATAATCAAGTGGTGGACATCTGTGCAGGATCTAGAAGAAAGTGTTGGGACTATGGGCAAAAAACAGCTTATACAGTTGCTAACGGAGGAGAATGCCAGCCATGAGTTTCTAATGCAAGTCATCCTTGCCGCAAACTACCTTCAGATGAAAGATTTGTTGAAGGCCACCACTCACGTCCTGGCAGATGCTTTAAATGAATGTGAAAGTGTCGAGGAGATACgtaaaaagtttaatttgtaa
- the LOC120450172 gene encoding phosphatase and actin regulator 4 isoform X10 has protein sequence MMGYIMGCACFKEPRKDKTDAQQQHGGNGTISTPNIEQPTCQGSMLPPPGGGGHHQVDGSGKMERPNTLAGANKLTRRGVNICYHNEHMYGEDGKMVGGPPGSTPPPYPGGKLPPGVMLSELPEPPIPLSEIGPIPPPPMFSTPSPTLIAGRPHGPGAVNDQDYQQDYDYDDNDPDQDELDSDDEYAPYGGNHVRMMDTQRVEEIPAKEPKPNAVPLKSALKKKGGMQPASASTPVTPTQEHGAGSAATAAAMANSNGGIGSMAAAAAAAAQQSAIQRPLVVRQDAAGNNYSLKPILRPRIRLCRQQMFNIQLPCTVENKENARPFVIRESSSDSDESDGHIVYRDEDNDNTRLAKLARKESLSLKLQLRPDKQDLINRNILHQVNDNELKESKEAIGARLIRRLSMRPTAEELVERNILKTQSPAEEKKQKEEKKSYLLRKLSFRPTVEELKEKKIIRFNDYIEVTQAHDYDRRADKPWTRLTPKDKAAIRKELNEFKSSEMAVHEGSRHLTRFHRP, from the exons AACCAAGAAAAGACAAGACTGatgcacaacaacaacacggAGGCAATGGCACAATATCCACGCCCAACATCGAGCAGCCCACCTGCCAGGGCTCCATGCTGCCGCCCCCCGGAGGCGGTGGCCATCACCAGGTGGACGGCAGTGGCAAGATGGAGCGGCCCAATACGCTCGCCGGCGCCAATAAGCTGACCCGTCGCGGGGTCAACATCTGCTACCACAACGAGCACATGT ATGGCGAAGATGGAAAAATGGTGGGTGGTCCGCCGGGCAGCACACCGCCACCTTATCCGGGTGGCAAACTACCGCCGGGCGTAATGCTCAGCGAACTGCCGGAGCCGCCGATACCGCTGTCGGAGATCGGACCGATCCCACCGCCACCGATGTTCTCCACTCCGAGTCCCACGCTCATCGCCGGACGACCGCACGGGCCAGGCGCCGTCAACGATCAGGATTATCAGCAGGACTACGACTACGATG ATAACGATCCCGATCAGGATGAGCTTGACTCGGACGATGAGTACGCACCGTATGGTGGCAACCATGTGCGCATGATGGACACGCAGCGCGTCGAGGAAATTCCAGCCAAAGAGCCCAAACCAAATGCAGTTCCTCTCAAGTCGGCGCTGAAGAAGAAGGGCGGCATGCAGCCCGCCTCCGCCTCCACGCCGGTCACGCCCACCCAGGAACATGGAGCGGGCAGCGCGGCAACGGCGGCGGCCATGGCAAACAGCAATGGCGGTATTGGTTCAatggcagcagctgccgcagcagcGGCCCAACAATCCGCCATCCAACGACCGCTGGTCGTTCGCCAGGATGCAGCGGGCAACAACTATTCGCTCAA GCCAATACTACGACCACGGATTAGACTATG CAGGCAGCAAATGTTCAACATCCAATTGCCGTGCACCGTGGAGAACAAGGAGAATGCCCGGCCCTTTGTGATACGCGAAAGCAGCAGCGATAGTGACGAGAGCGATGGCCATATCGTCTACAGGGACGAGGACAACGACAACACCCGGCTGGCCAAGCTGGCACGCAAGGAGTCGCTGTCCCTgaagctgcagctgcggcCGGACAAGCAGGACCTGATCAATCGCAACATCCTGCACCAGGTCAACGACAACGAGCTCAAGGAGTCCAAGGAGGCGATCGGGGCACGCCTCATCCGCCGGCTGTCCATGCGACCCACGGCCGAGGAGCTGGTCGAGCGCAACATCTTGAAAA CTCAATCACCCGCCGAGGAGAAGAAGCagaaggaggagaagaagTCGTATCTGTTGCGCAAACTCAGCTTTCGACCGACCGTCGAGGAGCTGAAGGAGAAGAAGATCATCCGGTTCAACGACTACATCGAGGTCACGCAGGCCCACGACTACGATCGGCGGGCGGACAAGCCGTGGACAAGACTGACGCCAAAGGACAAGGCCGCCATTCGCAAGGAGCTGAACGAGTTCAAGTCCTCCGAAATGGCCGTCCACGAGGGCAGTCGGCATTTGACGAG ATTCCATAGGCCATGA
- the LOC120450172 gene encoding phosphatase and actin regulator 2 isoform X11, whose product MMGYIMGCACFKEPRKDKTDAQQQHGGNGTISTPNIEQPTCQGSMLPPPGGGGHHQVDGSGKMERPNTLAGANKLTRRGVNICYHNEHMYGEDGKMVGGPPGSTPPPYPGGKLPPGVMLSELPEPPIPLSEIGPIPPPPMFSTPSPTLIAGRPHGPGAVNDQDYQQDYDYDDNDPDQDELDSDDEYAPYGGNHVRMMDTQRVEEIPAKEPKPNAVPLKSALKKKGGMQPASASTPVTPTQEHGAGSAATAAAMANSNGGIGSMAAAAAAAAQQSAIQRPLVVRQDAAGNNYSLNRQQMFNIQLPCTVENKENARPFVIRESSSDSDESDGHIVYRDEDNDNTRLAKLARKESLSLKLQLRPDKQDLINRNILHQVNDNELKESKEAIGARLIRRLSMRPTAEELVERNILKTQSPAEEKKQKEEKKSYLLRKLSFRPTVEELKEKKIIRFNDYIEVTQAHDYDRRADKPWTRLTPKDKAAIRKELNEFKSSEMAVHEGSRHLTRFHRP is encoded by the exons AACCAAGAAAAGACAAGACTGatgcacaacaacaacacggAGGCAATGGCACAATATCCACGCCCAACATCGAGCAGCCCACCTGCCAGGGCTCCATGCTGCCGCCCCCCGGAGGCGGTGGCCATCACCAGGTGGACGGCAGTGGCAAGATGGAGCGGCCCAATACGCTCGCCGGCGCCAATAAGCTGACCCGTCGCGGGGTCAACATCTGCTACCACAACGAGCACATGT ATGGCGAAGATGGAAAAATGGTGGGTGGTCCGCCGGGCAGCACACCGCCACCTTATCCGGGTGGCAAACTACCGCCGGGCGTAATGCTCAGCGAACTGCCGGAGCCGCCGATACCGCTGTCGGAGATCGGACCGATCCCACCGCCACCGATGTTCTCCACTCCGAGTCCCACGCTCATCGCCGGACGACCGCACGGGCCAGGCGCCGTCAACGATCAGGATTATCAGCAGGACTACGACTACGATG ATAACGATCCCGATCAGGATGAGCTTGACTCGGACGATGAGTACGCACCGTATGGTGGCAACCATGTGCGCATGATGGACACGCAGCGCGTCGAGGAAATTCCAGCCAAAGAGCCCAAACCAAATGCAGTTCCTCTCAAGTCGGCGCTGAAGAAGAAGGGCGGCATGCAGCCCGCCTCCGCCTCCACGCCGGTCACGCCCACCCAGGAACATGGAGCGGGCAGCGCGGCAACGGCGGCGGCCATGGCAAACAGCAATGGCGGTATTGGTTCAatggcagcagctgccgcagcagcGGCCCAACAATCCGCCATCCAACGACCGCTGGTCGTTCGCCAGGATGCAGCGGGCAACAACTATTCGCTCAA CAGGCAGCAAATGTTCAACATCCAATTGCCGTGCACCGTGGAGAACAAGGAGAATGCCCGGCCCTTTGTGATACGCGAAAGCAGCAGCGATAGTGACGAGAGCGATGGCCATATCGTCTACAGGGACGAGGACAACGACAACACCCGGCTGGCCAAGCTGGCACGCAAGGAGTCGCTGTCCCTgaagctgcagctgcggcCGGACAAGCAGGACCTGATCAATCGCAACATCCTGCACCAGGTCAACGACAACGAGCTCAAGGAGTCCAAGGAGGCGATCGGGGCACGCCTCATCCGCCGGCTGTCCATGCGACCCACGGCCGAGGAGCTGGTCGAGCGCAACATCTTGAAAA CTCAATCACCCGCCGAGGAGAAGAAGCagaaggaggagaagaagTCGTATCTGTTGCGCAAACTCAGCTTTCGACCGACCGTCGAGGAGCTGAAGGAGAAGAAGATCATCCGGTTCAACGACTACATCGAGGTCACGCAGGCCCACGACTACGATCGGCGGGCGGACAAGCCGTGGACAAGACTGACGCCAAAGGACAAGGCCGCCATTCGCAAGGAGCTGAACGAGTTCAAGTCCTCCGAAATGGCCGTCCACGAGGGCAGTCGGCATTTGACGAG ATTCCATAGGCCATGA